In Halobaculum halobium, a genomic segment contains:
- a CDS encoding type 1 glutamine amidotransferase, with amino-acid sequence MGTRLAVLDASVGETPAEENLRRELDADVTVYKISEGVFPPSVSSSEWRFNGVVISGSQTSVYDDHDWIHEATEWVRRVHEADVPILGICWGHQFLAQALGGRVVDMGTYELGYELISRIGDDPLFDGVPQEFVSFETHSDRVAEVPPGATTLARNEIGVQAFRIGRAYGVQFHPEYDRQTAEWVTEGKDLPEERIQAALDGITDESVEHARAAKTVFDNFLGIAATHQPARRR; translated from the coding sequence ATGGGAACGAGACTCGCCGTGCTTGATGCGTCGGTCGGAGAGACCCCAGCCGAGGAGAACTTGCGTCGCGAACTCGACGCCGATGTGACCGTGTACAAGATCAGCGAGGGGGTGTTTCCACCCTCGGTCTCGTCGTCGGAGTGGCGATTCAACGGCGTGGTGATCAGCGGTTCGCAGACCTCAGTATACGACGACCACGACTGGATACACGAGGCGACTGAGTGGGTCCGACGAGTTCACGAAGCCGACGTGCCGATCCTCGGTATCTGCTGGGGCCACCAGTTCCTCGCACAGGCTCTCGGCGGCCGCGTCGTCGACATGGGAACGTACGAACTCGGCTACGAGCTGATCTCCCGGATCGGCGACGACCCGTTGTTCGATGGCGTCCCGCAGGAGTTCGTGAGCTTCGAGACGCATTCTGACCGCGTCGCTGAGGTGCCGCCCGGGGCGACGACACTCGCCCGCAACGAAATCGGCGTGCAGGCGTTCCGCATCGGCAGGGCGTACGGCGTCCAGTTCCACCCCGAATACGACCGACAGACGGCTGAGTGGGTCACCGAAGGGAAGGATCTACCAGAGGAACGGATTCAGGCTGCTCTCGATGGAATCACTGACGAGTCGGTCGAACACGCACGCGCCGCGAAGACGGTGTTCGACAACTTCCTCGGAATCGCGGCGACTCATCAACCTGCGCGGCGACGGTAG
- a CDS encoding YeeE/YedE family protein produces MAGSDRHPLFLPLIAVGGLVFGFGLGYSHMARPEVVLDFLQFEDLGLPFVMFGGALVTGVVYFLAPKLLKRPALTNRSFERRLKPFDNQVLVGGAIFGVGWGLSGICPGAAYASLGVGNVPILWALAGMFLGAFAQGVWRSRNDASDAAPTGAD; encoded by the coding sequence ATGGCTGGCTCCGACCGCCACCCGTTGTTCCTGCCGCTGATCGCCGTCGGCGGTCTGGTGTTCGGGTTCGGCCTGGGCTACAGCCATATGGCACGCCCGGAGGTAGTGCTTGACTTCCTCCAATTCGAGGACCTCGGGCTTCCCTTCGTCATGTTCGGTGGGGCTCTCGTCACCGGAGTGGTCTATTTCCTCGCGCCGAAACTGCTCAAACGACCGGCTTTGACGAACCGAAGCTTCGAGCGGCGGCTGAAGCCGTTCGATAATCAAGTCCTCGTCGGCGGCGCCATCTTCGGCGTCGGCTGGGGCCTCTCGGGGATCTGCCCTGGGGCCGCGTACGCCAGCCTCGGCGTCGGGAACGTACCAATTTTGTGGGCGCTCGCCGGGATGTTCCTCGGCGCGTTCGCCCAGGGAGTGTGGCGCAGTCGCAATGACGCGAGCGACGCGGCGCCCACGGGCGCTGACTAA
- a CDS encoding DsrE family protein encodes MDEIGIIVSSDDPKSLAMATNLGHVALTMDTDVFLYFTFDGLTHLTEGEKDLSSVQPLIEEGMPNPYDMLGQLIADGGDAVTSVACTTTLDMLQWDRDAIDDDVTTKFAGAVTFLEAAEEADQVFTF; translated from the coding sequence ATGGACGAGATCGGAATTATCGTCTCCAGCGACGACCCGAAGAGCCTCGCGATGGCCACCAACCTCGGGCACGTCGCGCTCACGATGGACACCGACGTGTTCCTGTACTTCACTTTCGACGGTCTCACCCACCTGACAGAGGGCGAAAAAGACCTCTCCTCGGTCCAGCCACTCATCGAGGAGGGGATGCCTAACCCCTACGACATGTTGGGGCAGCTGATCGCCGACGGCGGAGACGCAGTGACTTCGGTCGCATGTACGACCACGCTGGACATGCTCCAGTGGGACCGCGACGCGATTGACGACGACGTGACTACGAAGTTCGCCGGAGCGGTCACCTTTCTCGAGGCGGCCGAAGAGGCGGACCAAGTCTTCACGTTCTAA
- a CDS encoding helix-turn-helix domain-containing protein, with amino-acid sequence MHEPPDEVGIDATAWTPALAQKFLEETHGVKYSVSSCRRLLKEAKLSHENPAKADEDEQERFHDELKKRNGRWTPP; translated from the coding sequence GTGCACGAACCACCCGACGAGGTTGGTATTGACGCGACGGCGTGGACGCCGGCGCTCGCGCAAAAATTTCTCGAAGAGACCCACGGCGTCAAGTATTCAGTCTCGTCCTGTCGGCGGTTGCTGAAAGAGGCTAAGTTGAGTCATGAAAACCCCGCCAAAGCCGACGAAGACGAGCAAGAACGGTTCCACGACGAGCTCAAAAAACGCAACGGGAGATGGACGCCACCGTAG
- a CDS encoding DsrE/DsrF/DrsH-like family protein, which translates to MSTDTSTNSADGDAETMTEAELRERVEELEDSVAQLEANTDDGQKKMTIVATKGTFDMAYPPLILASTAAAFGWEVVVFHTFWGLDILHEEKSKNLQLSAVGNPSMPMPNALAALPGMDKMATKMMEKRIDENGTATIEELIDVSLDQGVELQACQMTIELMDYDDDDFYDDVVTGVGAATALQHMAESDVQLLV; encoded by the coding sequence ATGAGCACCGACACCTCCACAAACTCCGCCGACGGCGACGCAGAGACGATGACTGAGGCGGAGCTTCGCGAACGCGTCGAAGAGCTCGAAGACTCGGTTGCGCAGCTCGAAGCCAACACCGACGACGGCCAGAAGAAGATGACAATCGTCGCCACGAAGGGAACCTTCGACATGGCGTACCCGCCGCTCATCTTGGCGTCTACCGCGGCCGCATTTGGCTGGGAGGTCGTCGTGTTCCACACCTTCTGGGGACTCGATATCCTGCACGAAGAGAAGTCTAAAAACCTCCAGCTGTCGGCCGTTGGCAACCCGAGCATGCCGATGCCGAACGCGCTGGCGGCGCTGCCCGGAATGGACAAGATGGCGACGAAGATGATGGAAAAGCGTATCGACGAGAACGGTACCGCCACCATCGAGGAACTGATCGACGTCTCGCTCGACCAGGGCGTCGAACTCCAGGCATGCCAGATGACCATCGAGCTGATGGACTACGACGACGACGACTTCTACGACGACGTTGTCACCGGCGTCGGCGCGGCCACCGCGCTCCAGCACATGGCCGAGTCCGACGTGCAACTGCTCGTCTAA
- a CDS encoding YgaP family membrane protein gives MEMNVGSTDKLARIAVGALAGAVSLAGLAGAVEVQGVVSLVLGVVAALMLGTAFTSKCALYSALGISTR, from the coding sequence ATGGAAATGAACGTCGGTTCCACTGACAAACTCGCTCGAATCGCTGTCGGCGCGCTCGCGGGTGCAGTGTCACTTGCGGGACTCGCCGGTGCGGTTGAGGTACAAGGAGTCGTGTCACTCGTGCTCGGGGTCGTCGCGGCGCTCATGCTCGGGACCGCGTTCACGAGCAAGTGCGCGCTGTACTCTGCCCTCGGTATCAGCACCCGCTGA
- a CDS encoding universal stress protein, with product MRIVFATDLSDANKAAIESRTCLECLDNIGVREVHLLTVVPDNVSSGLPGMEMATDAREALKTQRAVFEEAGFEVETHVARGTPHRRINGLAERLDADMIVVGSRGESPLRNRLIGGTVRNVARTAVRPLLVERIEKTDTGPAVKKEHLFQNALYATDFSENAERAYEFFPALTGATERATLLHVRGSEQRGDDGSDQEARERLEEMADELRDRMDIDVETNVRSGAAVEEIVAEEERVDATTTLIGARGTSRLRRLLLGSTAESIVAQGNNNVLLVPPESATPR from the coding sequence ATGCGGATCGTATTCGCGACCGACCTGTCTGACGCGAACAAGGCGGCGATCGAGTCCCGAACCTGTCTCGAATGTCTTGACAATATCGGGGTCAGGGAGGTACACCTACTCACGGTCGTCCCCGACAACGTCTCCAGCGGACTGCCCGGGATGGAGATGGCGACCGACGCTCGCGAGGCGCTCAAGACCCAGCGGGCGGTGTTCGAGGAGGCCGGATTCGAGGTGGAGACGCACGTCGCGCGCGGCACACCACATCGCCGAATCAACGGTCTCGCCGAACGTCTCGACGCCGACATGATCGTCGTCGGCTCACGTGGGGAATCTCCGCTGCGCAACCGGCTCATCGGTGGAACGGTCCGAAACGTGGCTCGGACAGCGGTTAGACCGCTGCTCGTCGAGCGGATCGAAAAAACGGACACCGGTCCCGCGGTGAAGAAGGAACACTTGTTCCAGAACGCGCTGTACGCGACGGACTTCTCAGAGAACGCCGAGCGCGCCTACGAGTTCTTCCCGGCGCTGACGGGCGCGACAGAGCGGGCGACGCTGCTGCACGTCCGCGGATCCGAACAACGGGGGGATGATGGCTCCGATCAGGAAGCTCGTGAGCGCCTGGAGGAAATGGCTGACGAACTCCGCGATCGAATGGATATCGACGTGGAGACGAACGTTCGTTCCGGAGCCGCCGTCGAGGAGATCGTCGCCGAGGAGGAGCGCGTTGACGCCACGACGACGCTCATCGGCGCCCGCGGGACGAGTCGCCTCCGGCGGCTGCTTCTCGGGAGCACCGCTGAATCGATCGTCGCGCAGGGGAACAACAACGTCTTACTCGTTCCCCCGGAGTCGGCGACGCCGCGTTGA
- a CDS encoding sulfurtransferase TusA family protein: MSDTFDITETLDVKGASCPMPVVKTKSAIDGLSEGETLEVVATDPGSMSDLDGWAAGTEGVELLEQVEDGDEFKHYIQKTA; this comes from the coding sequence ATGAGCGACACATTCGACATCACCGAGACGCTTGACGTGAAAGGCGCATCGTGCCCGATGCCCGTCGTAAAGACGAAATCCGCAATCGACGGCCTCAGCGAGGGAGAGACGCTTGAGGTCGTCGCCACCGACCCCGGAAGCATGAGCGACCTCGACGGGTGGGCGGCCGGCACCGAGGGCGTCGAGCTGCTCGAGCAGGTCGAGGACGGCGACGAGTTCAAGCACTACATCCAGAAGACCGCGTAA
- a CDS encoding sulfurtransferase TusA family protein, translating to MSTEIDITETLDVKGLSCPMPIVKTKGAIDDLAAGDVLEVISTDPGSISDIDGWATGTDGVTLLEQEEGDDVFTHYVRKEE from the coding sequence ATGAGCACTGAAATCGACATCACCGAGACCCTCGACGTAAAAGGCCTGAGCTGTCCGATGCCCATCGTGAAGACCAAGGGCGCGATCGACGACCTCGCCGCTGGCGACGTTCTCGAGGTCATCTCGACCGATCCAGGGAGCATAAGCGACATCGACGGCTGGGCGACCGGCACTGACGGCGTCACCCTCCTCGAACAGGAGGAGGGCGACGACGTATTCACGCACTACGTGCGGAAAGAGGAGTAA
- a CDS encoding universal stress protein, producing the protein MRVVFATDLSEASRSAICSRTCLHCLNAIGVTDIHLFTVVPDNVSGSLPGMDAVSDAHEALDAQRETFEAAGFEVETHVARGTPYRRINGLAERLPADMTVIGSRGQSPLRNRFIGDTVRNVARTSVVPLLVERIDADAETGADGVTAVHNEHLFREVLYVTDFSENAQRAYEFLPRLRRATERVTLLHVREREQKTQGESADDARELLAERAADLEGRIDVETEISLRSGEAVEEILAEERRIDPTLTVMGARGTSRLRRLLLGNVSESVVARGDTNILLVPPASVPPR; encoded by the coding sequence ATGCGCGTCGTGTTCGCCACGGACCTCTCGGAGGCGAGCCGATCAGCAATCTGCTCGCGGACCTGTCTTCACTGTCTCAACGCCATCGGGGTCACCGATATCCACCTGTTCACTGTGGTCCCCGACAATGTCTCGGGCAGCCTGCCGGGAATGGACGCCGTCAGTGATGCCCACGAGGCGCTCGACGCCCAACGGGAGACGTTCGAGGCCGCCGGGTTCGAGGTGGAGACACACGTCGCTCGCGGGACGCCGTACCGCCGCATCAACGGCCTTGCCGAGCGGTTGCCGGCGGATATGACGGTTATCGGCTCGCGCGGACAGAGCCCGTTGCGTAACCGGTTCATCGGGGATACCGTCCGCAACGTCGCTCGCACCTCGGTAGTTCCGCTGCTTGTCGAGCGGATCGATGCCGATGCCGAGACTGGCGCGGACGGCGTGACAGCGGTTCACAACGAGCATCTGTTCCGGGAGGTGTTGTACGTGACCGACTTCTCGGAAAACGCCCAGCGAGCATACGAGTTCCTCCCGCGGCTGCGCCGAGCGACCGAACGGGTGACGCTGTTGCACGTTCGCGAGCGCGAACAGAAAACTCAGGGAGAATCTGCCGACGACGCGCGCGAGCTCCTCGCCGAGCGTGCGGCGGATCTCGAAGGCCGGATCGATGTCGAGACCGAAATTTCCCTCCGGTCTGGCGAAGCGGTCGAAGAGATACTCGCTGAGGAGCGGCGGATCGATCCCACACTCACAGTGATGGGCGCGCGTGGAACGAGTCGCCTGCGGCGGCTGCTGCTCGGAAACGTCTCCGAGTCGGTCGTCGCCCGCGGGGATACGAACATCTTGCTCGTTCCGCCTGCGTCGGTCCCACCGCGATGA
- a CDS encoding helix-turn-helix domain-containing protein: MTTSISEQLEQPMQCEGLLRCVFGVSELDREVYEVLTTEGHPCTVEQVADTIDSDRSTAYRSLRRLVDVGAVSRRPVSYNDGGCYHVFEPVDADELVDSLHQYLDEWYRRIDGLIVEFEQRHSSKSRQAADGERV, encoded by the coding sequence ATGACTACATCAATCTCCGAACAGCTTGAGCAGCCCATGCAGTGTGAGGGACTACTCAGGTGTGTCTTCGGCGTGAGTGAGCTCGACCGCGAGGTGTACGAGGTTCTCACGACGGAGGGGCACCCATGCACCGTCGAACAGGTCGCGGATACGATCGACAGCGATCGATCGACCGCGTACCGGTCACTCCGGCGACTTGTTGATGTCGGGGCTGTCAGTCGCCGGCCTGTCAGTTACAATGACGGGGGCTGCTATCACGTATTTGAACCGGTCGATGCGGACGAGCTCGTCGACTCCCTCCACCAGTATCTCGACGAATGGTACAGAAGAATCGACGGCCTGATCGTCGAGTTTGAACAGCGTCACTCCAGTAAGTCGCGACAGGCGGCAGACGGAGAACGTGTTTGA
- a CDS encoding aspartate/glutamate racemase family protein, which produces MSETPLTVGVLGGMSSQSTVEYYRLLDDGINEALGGHHAADLAIRSVDFGQIERYIAEERWDEAGAFLADAARDVEAAGADFVVMATNTMHRVAPAIEDALSVPFVHIVDATAEAIGADGIDTVGVLGTAAVMNGDFYADRFADYGIDVITPDDEARTLVDDVIFEELTSGVIRDASREAYLRIIDDLVDAGADGVVLGCTEIELLVTQSDRPEVPLFDTTALHVERAVEYSLHGVR; this is translated from the coding sequence ATGAGCGAAACGCCACTGACGGTGGGAGTCCTCGGCGGCATGAGCAGCCAGTCGACGGTCGAGTACTACCGCTTACTCGACGACGGCATCAACGAGGCGCTGGGTGGTCATCACGCGGCCGACCTAGCGATTCGGAGCGTCGATTTCGGACAGATCGAACGCTACATCGCCGAGGAACGGTGGGACGAGGCCGGCGCGTTCCTCGCCGACGCCGCGCGCGACGTGGAGGCCGCCGGCGCCGACTTCGTCGTCATGGCGACGAACACGATGCACCGCGTCGCCCCCGCGATCGAGGACGCGCTGTCGGTACCGTTCGTCCACATCGTCGACGCGACCGCCGAGGCGATCGGCGCCGACGGAATCGACACCGTCGGCGTGCTCGGAACCGCCGCAGTGATGAATGGCGATTTCTACGCCGACCGGTTCGCTGACTACGGGATCGACGTGATCACTCCCGACGACGAAGCTCGAACCCTCGTCGACGACGTGATCTTCGAGGAACTGACCAGCGGCGTGATTCGCGATGCATCCCGGGAGGCGTACCTCCGAATCATCGACGATCTAGTAGACGCCGGTGCAGACGGCGTCGTCCTCGGCTGCACTGAGATCGAACTTCTGGTTACACAGTCCGATCGGCCCGAAGTCCCGCTGTTCGACACAACCGCGCTCCACGTCGAGCGCGCTGTTGAGTACAGTCTGCACGGCGTTCGCTGA
- the trxA gene encoding thioredoxin, protein MSERDQIREQKAEELKNNRNTSDSEESVSDRDEPVHVESAQHLQDLVDEGGVVLTDFYADWCGPCKMLEPTVAEIAAETDATVAKVDVDAQQRLAQQYRVQGVPTMYLFADGEQVEQMVGVRQKDQLLSLIQQYA, encoded by the coding sequence ATGAGCGAACGAGATCAGATCCGAGAGCAGAAAGCGGAAGAACTCAAGAACAACCGCAACACGTCGGATAGCGAAGAGAGCGTATCAGACCGTGACGAGCCGGTGCACGTCGAGAGCGCCCAACACCTCCAAGACCTCGTCGACGAGGGAGGTGTCGTCCTCACGGACTTCTACGCCGACTGGTGTGGCCCCTGTAAGATGCTCGAACCGACCGTCGCTGAGATCGCGGCGGAAACCGATGCGACGGTTGCCAAGGTCGATGTCGACGCCCAGCAGCGCCTCGCCCAACAGTACCGCGTCCAGGGCGTGCCGACGATGTACCTGTTCGCCGACGGCGAACAGGTCGAGCAGATGGTGGGAGTTCGCCAGAAGGACCAGCTCCTATCGCTGATCCAACAGTACGCGTAA
- a CDS encoding N-acyl-D-amino-acid deacylase family protein, producing the protein MSDVLIENARIVDGTGAPWFRGAISVEGDEIETIHRESSPSVTAAETVDVDGAVVCPGFIDTHSHSDMELFDDPTLAPKIRQGITTEVLGQDGFSMAPMYRDGGAEEWSKQLGALAGRVDTEWTWGSIGEYLDAVEANGLGPNVGILVGHGTVRFNVLGMSDTAPSVDELTEMAELVTEALEDGALGFSTGLIYTPCTYADTGEVQTLVSRLAPFGRPFVAHVRSEGRWIWDALDEFVDIGDEEGIPLHLSHFKVAGPMQQGKVDRAIALIEAARERGVDITAEQYPYTAGSTMLSAVLPPWVHATGPDGAIEQLQDEAARERITRDIEEWRIPGWENIGALAGWENVVIANVESDENDHLEGMSVAEIATQRDVEPVEAVCDVLVEEELSASISLHMLDEGDVRDILSYERVCVGTDGLFGGTPHPRVYGTYPRILGRYVRDENLLTVEEAVRKMTSLPARAMGLDHKGVIRAGMDADLVVFDPVTVGSQATFKNPRRYPQGIEHVVVNGTFAVRDGEATGSLPGRAVRKSM; encoded by the coding sequence ATGAGCGATGTACTCATAGAGAACGCCCGGATCGTCGACGGGACGGGGGCGCCGTGGTTTCGCGGGGCGATCAGCGTCGAGGGCGACGAGATCGAAACGATCCACCGGGAGTCGTCACCTTCAGTGACGGCAGCCGAGACGGTCGACGTCGACGGCGCGGTCGTCTGTCCGGGGTTCATTGATACCCACTCTCACTCCGATATGGAACTGTTCGACGACCCGACGCTCGCGCCGAAGATCCGGCAGGGGATCACCACGGAGGTACTCGGACAGGACGGCTTCTCCATGGCCCCGATGTACCGCGACGGTGGCGCCGAGGAGTGGTCGAAGCAGCTCGGTGCGCTCGCTGGGCGTGTGGACACGGAGTGGACCTGGGGAAGCATCGGCGAGTATCTCGACGCGGTGGAAGCAAACGGGCTCGGCCCCAACGTCGGGATCTTGGTCGGCCATGGCACAGTTCGTTTCAACGTGCTCGGAATGTCGGACACCGCTCCGAGTGTCGACGAGCTTACCGAGATGGCCGAGTTAGTGACGGAAGCGCTCGAAGACGGAGCCTTGGGGTTCTCGACCGGCCTCATCTACACACCCTGTACGTATGCCGACACGGGGGAAGTGCAGACGCTGGTATCGAGGCTCGCTCCGTTTGGGCGCCCGTTCGTTGCCCACGTCCGGAGTGAGGGCCGATGGATCTGGGACGCGCTCGACGAGTTCGTCGATATCGGTGACGAGGAGGGGATACCGCTCCACCTCTCGCATTTCAAGGTCGCCGGACCCATGCAACAGGGGAAAGTCGACCGGGCGATCGCCCTCATCGAGGCTGCGAGAGAACGCGGCGTCGATATCACGGCCGAACAGTATCCCTACACCGCAGGAAGTACGATGCTCTCGGCGGTCCTCCCTCCCTGGGTCCACGCCACTGGACCCGACGGTGCAATTGAACAGCTTCAGGACGAGGCCGCCCGCGAGCGAATCACTCGCGACATCGAGGAGTGGCGGATCCCCGGATGGGAGAACATTGGCGCCCTTGCCGGGTGGGAGAACGTCGTCATCGCGAACGTCGAGTCTGACGAGAACGACCACCTCGAAGGGATGAGTGTCGCGGAGATCGCGACACAGCGCGATGTCGAACCGGTCGAGGCGGTCTGTGACGTGCTCGTTGAGGAGGAACTGAGCGCGAGCATCTCTCTTCACATGCTCGACGAAGGCGACGTCAGAGACATCCTCTCGTATGAGCGCGTGTGTGTCGGTACCGACGGATTGTTCGGGGGAACGCCGCACCCACGAGTGTACGGAACCTACCCTCGAATCTTAGGTCGCTACGTTCGCGATGAGAACCTCTTGACCGTCGAGGAGGCGGTCAGAAAGATGACCTCACTCCCTGCCCGTGCGATGGGCCTCGACCACAAGGGAGTCATCAGAGCGGGGATGGACGCCGATCTGGTCGTCTTCGACCCAGTGACGGTTGGCAGTCAGGCCACCTTCAAGAACCCCCGCCGGTATCCCCAGGGCATCGAGCACGTCGTCGTGAACGGAACGTTCGCTGTTCGTGACGGCGAGGCGACTGGTTCCCTGCCTGGACGAGCAGTTAGAAAATCAATGTAG
- a CDS encoding DUF7542 family protein — MPTDVLVSCDDCSYEETFESLRRARTALDDHEREAGHDPDWYIGGLSGGVERAGDDAGVCGRDGCVNPNSPLLDREAAGATGPDSAGDAANDGTSE; from the coding sequence ATGCCGACAGACGTCCTCGTCAGCTGCGACGACTGCTCCTACGAGGAGACGTTCGAGTCTCTCCGGAGAGCACGAACGGCGCTGGATGACCACGAGCGGGAGGCGGGTCACGACCCCGACTGGTACATCGGCGGGCTTTCCGGGGGCGTCGAACGCGCGGGCGACGATGCCGGCGTCTGTGGTCGCGACGGCTGCGTGAACCCGAACTCACCGCTGCTGGACCGTGAGGCCGCGGGCGCAACGGGCCCCGACTCGGCGGGCGACGCAGCCAACGACGGCACGTCGGAGTGA
- a CDS encoding MBL fold metallo-hydrolase, protein MNPDDFPTPEADVDTVSPESLKSRIDAGEEVTLLDARMASDYEEWKIDGETVESINIPYFEFLEDDIGEDVLDRVPDDREVTVLCAKGGASEFVAGTLAERGYDVNHLEDGMNGWARIYERVEVTNYDGAGTLYQYQRPSSGCLGYLLSDGDEAAIVDPLRAFTDRYLEDADELGVELAYALDTHIHADHISGLRDLNEEGVEGVIPENAVPRGVTYADELTTAADGDEFDVGDATIETVYTPGHTSGMTSYLLGGSLLATGDGLFIESVARPDLEEGDDGAPEAARMLYESLQERVLTLPEETLIGGAHFSDAAVPADDGTYTAPIGDLKERMAALSMDEGEFVETVLADMPPRPANYEDIIATNLGQQTADDEEAFTLELGPNNCAASQESLADD, encoded by the coding sequence ATGAATCCCGATGATTTCCCGACGCCCGAGGCGGACGTCGACACGGTCTCTCCTGAGTCGCTCAAGAGCCGCATCGACGCTGGAGAGGAAGTCACGTTGCTTGACGCACGAATGGCATCCGACTACGAGGAGTGGAAGATCGACGGCGAAACCGTCGAATCCATCAATATTCCCTACTTCGAGTTCCTCGAGGACGATATCGGTGAGGATGTCCTAGACCGTGTCCCGGACGACCGCGAGGTCACCGTCCTATGTGCGAAGGGCGGCGCCAGCGAATTCGTTGCGGGCACGCTCGCCGAGCGCGGGTACGACGTGAACCACCTGGAAGACGGGATGAACGGCTGGGCGCGCATCTACGAGCGCGTCGAGGTCACGAACTACGACGGAGCGGGAACGCTGTATCAGTACCAGCGCCCCTCGTCCGGATGTCTCGGCTATCTACTGAGCGATGGCGACGAGGCCGCTATCGTCGACCCGCTGCGCGCGTTCACCGACCGGTACCTCGAGGACGCCGACGAACTCGGCGTCGAACTGGCGTACGCGCTCGACACGCACATCCACGCCGACCACATCAGCGGTCTCCGCGATCTCAACGAGGAGGGCGTCGAGGGCGTCATCCCCGAGAACGCCGTTCCACGCGGCGTCACGTACGCCGACGAGCTGACCACGGCGGCCGACGGCGACGAGTTCGACGTCGGCGACGCGACTATCGAGACGGTGTACACGCCTGGCCACACCAGCGGCATGACCTCTTACCTCCTTGGCGGGAGTCTGCTCGCGACGGGTGACGGCCTGTTCATCGAGAGCGTCGCCCGGCCCGACCTTGAGGAGGGCGACGATGGAGCGCCTGAAGCGGCCCGGATGCTCTACGAGTCACTGCAGGAGCGCGTGCTGACGCTGCCTGAGGAGACGCTCATCGGCGGCGCCCACTTCAGCGACGCCGCCGTGCCCGCAGACGACGGGACCTACACCGCGCCTATCGGCGACCTGAAAGAGCGCATGGCTGCGCTCTCGATGGACGAAGGCGAGTTCGTGGAGACCGTGCTTGCGGACATGCCGCCGCGGCCCGCCAACTACGAGGATATCATCGCGACGAACCTCGGACAGCAGACCGCCGACGACGAGGAGGCGTTCACCCTCGAACTCGGCCCGAACAACTGTGCTGCCAGCCAGGAATCCCTGGCTGACGACTAA
- a CDS encoding YeeE/YedE family protein has product MVLDPVPLQLFAEYFPNGISRYAIGGLFVGLGASIIYLGTGISAGASTFLESTLSYVSGRSRFQQYVSSRDWRLVFTVSIIAGAAIYSLTFGDNFQYSTDVQVWRLFVGGILVGVGTRVGKGCTSGHGVCGVGSASRTSLIGVATFLLVAIGTAQLVAAMGVSP; this is encoded by the coding sequence ATGGTACTCGATCCAGTTCCCTTGCAATTGTTCGCCGAGTACTTCCCGAACGGAATCAGTCGATACGCCATCGGCGGTCTGTTCGTGGGACTCGGCGCCAGCATCATCTACCTCGGCACGGGGATCAGCGCTGGCGCGAGCACGTTCCTCGAGTCGACGCTGTCGTACGTGTCGGGGCGTTCCCGGTTCCAGCAGTACGTCTCATCGCGCGATTGGCGGTTGGTGTTCACTGTGAGTATCATCGCCGGAGCCGCCATCTACTCGCTGACATTCGGTGATAACTTCCAGTACAGCACCGACGTGCAGGTGTGGCGTCTGTTCGTCGGCGGGATACTCGTCGGCGTCGGCACACGAGTCGGAAAAGGCTGTACGTCTGGCCACGGAGTTTGCGGAGTCGGGTCGGCCTCACGAACGTCGCTCATCGGCGTGGCGACGTTCCTTCTGGTCGCGATTGGCACCGCACAGCTGGTCGCTGCTATGGGGGTGAGCCCATAA